From a single Aspergillus puulaauensis MK2 DNA, chromosome 2, nearly complete sequence genomic region:
- a CDS encoding uncharacterized protein (COG:S;~EggNog:ENOG410PRR3;~InterPro:IPR036864,IPR001138;~PFAM:PF00172;~go_function: GO:0000981 - DNA-binding transcription factor activity, RNA polymerase II-specific [Evidence IEA];~go_function: GO:0008270 - zinc ion binding [Evidence IEA];~go_process: GO:0006355 - regulation of transcription, DNA-templated [Evidence IEA]) — MASALLNGRLACTHCRRRKVRCNRALPSCERCLFHQLQCSYPNRQRRTTRSKAAFQTQDQHAVLSALLERLQRAEEQTGDVSQTQDTVDNSDSQYLTTPSRHQSSGPRRDGSPASTHSVNPPNNESTLDVTSILSCAVDKVQQLRKKHRFGVRALTLEPIKISPERAKQWIYHYFTNIEGKLLPALVDRKLIDLMPDLIDMDHVHIDSCMLIIYYCILWQGLFFHKGSPFNGIDNHYARQVFICCKRTIPIWQREATGTVTDFIAAMYMTQTATENFDFTLSWEMHKLACEYAQTLQMQSLDSLDHHPGGLSMSDHDRMGMWWLIHLDLFARLINDKPAVFSSQLNDWRVNMPRLAAEFSQERNGAVPTMAFLVRSRLTFILISYFQVSETLNDESDILAAINPLCEDVEGIFEEWKMEEWLESYKDGDINGWILSDLALSGYTCILFMLRKASLPQSSEHEAMLSDNDEMIPRSELSMRTSRKVLKLVHNMIHVLALPGSEAMSLILGTYRAYIAHAHLASGLLHDPGASTADDDLDLLLEVAECIEGLAREVNEFVPLAGAFKLVNNEVRRRVQDISDR, encoded by the exons ATGGCGTCAGCGCTGCTCAATGGACGACTTGCG TGCACCCATTGCCGCCGTCGAAAG GTCCGGTGTAATCGCGCCCTGCCCTCTTGCGAACGATGTCTGTTCCATCAGTTACAGTGCTCCTATCCCAATAGGCAGCGCAGAACCACTCGCAGTAAAGCAGCATTCCAAACACA AGATCAACATGCTGTCTTATCGGCTCTGCTGGAGAGACTTCAACGTGCTGAAGAGCAAACTGGGGACGTATCGCAGACTCAAGATACTGTTGACAATTCAGACAGTCAATACTTGACCACTCCCAGCAGACACCAATCCTCTGGCCCAAGACGAGATGGGTCTCCTGCGTCAACACATAGCGTCAATCCTCCAAACAACGAGAGTACATTGGACGTCACATCTATCCTCAGCTGCGCCGTCGACAAAGTCCAGCAACTCAGGAAGAAGCATCGATTCGGAGTCAGAGCACTAACGTTGGAACCGATCAAAATCTCCCCAGAACGGGCAAAGCAATGGATCTACC ACTACTTCACCAATATCGAAGGCAAGCTGCTCCCTGCACTGGTAGACCGCAAGCTCATCGATCTTATGCCCGACCTTATTGACATGGACCATGTTCACATCGACTCCTGTATGCTCATCATCTACTACTGCATTCTGTGGCAGGGACTCTTCTTCCACAAGGGAAGCCCATTCAACGGCATCGACAACCACTACGCAAGGCAGGTATTCATATGCTGCAAGCGCACAATCCCAATCTGGCAGCGAGAAGCCACAGGAACCGTCACCGACTTTATTGCAGCTATGTATATG ACCCAAACTGCAACCGAAAACTTCGACTTCACCCTATCCTGGGAAATGCACAAACTCGCCTGTGAATACGCCCAGACACTCCAAATGCAGAGTctcgacagcctcgaccaccaCCCGGGCGGCCTCTCAATGAGCGACCACGACCGCATGGGCATGTGGTGGCTCATCCACCTCGACCTGTTCGCGCGCCTCATTAACGACAAACCAGCCGTATTCTCATCCCAGCTTAACGACTGGAGAGTCAACATGCCGCGTCTTGCAGCGGAGTTCTCGCAGGAGCGTAATGGCGCGGTACCCACGATGGCATTTCTAGTTCGAAGCCGGCTTACTTTCATCCTTATTAGCTACTTTCAGGTTTCAGAGACGTTGAATGACGAGTCGGATATACTGGCTGCTATTAATCCGCTGTGTGAGGACGTGGAGGGGATATTCGAAGAGTGGAAAATG GAGGAATGGCTAGAAAGCTACAAAGACGGCGACATCAACGGCTGGATCCTCAGCGACCTGGCACTATCAGGATACACCTGCATTCTGTTTATGCTGCGCAAAGCATCCCTCCCGCAAAGTAGCGAGCACGAGGCCATGCTCTCAGACAACGACGAGATGATTCCTAGGAGCGAGCTGTCAATGCGAACATCACGAAAAGTGCTTAAGCTCGTACACAACATGATCCATGTCCTGGCTCTTCCTGGGTCGGAGGCGATGTCGCTGATCCTCGGCACATATCGGGCGTATATTGCGCATGCGCATCTGGCCAGTGGTCTTCTTCATGACCCGGGTGCGTCTACAGCGGATGATGACCTGGATCTTCTGCTAGAGGTCGCTGAATGCATAGAAGGGCTGGCGAGGGAGGTGAATGAGTTTGTCCCTCTGGCAGGGGCTTTCAAGCTGGTAAACAACGAAGTACGGAGGAGGGTGCAAGATATATCAGACAggtaa
- a CDS encoding uncharacterized protein (COG:S;~EggNog:ENOG410PSME;~SECRETED:SignalP(1-19)), whose translation MKLSILLGLMPLFYSAANAAAIKEPHTHKGYFVTPWYTPPLEWQVEVDRNKTITVRGTLEDVRAEALKHNPNWERDYPPVAIDYDDDGDVERDVTSASDSNVHKRSVNVKRAAQDFHAAQIDCGRGESAEWMEALHRIQYLYGVKGKPTNGPGKGACTRVSCAYDTAVVWCNDDPYTKSLTSFSQIADGAMAILGQCYTNKMGEAKRVSGQAFHKNNWNVIVRQEGC comes from the exons ATGAAGCTATCAATCTTGCTCGGGCTCATGCCCTTATTCTACTCTGCG GCAAACGCCGCAGCCATCAAGGAACCACACACCCACAAGGGATACTTCGTCACCCCCTGGTACACCCCGCCCCTCGAGTGGCAGGTCGAAGTCGATCGCAACAAGACCATCACCGTCAGGGGGACGCTCGAAGACGTGCGCGCCGAAGCACTAAAGCACAATCCAAACTGGGAGAGAGACTACCCACCCGTGGCTATCGactacgacgacgacggcgatgTGGAACGCGATGTCACCTCCGCCTCGGACTCCAATGTCCATAAGAGGTCTGTCAACGTAAAGCGCGCGGCCCAGGATTTCCACGCGGCCCAAATCGACTGTGGACGGGGGGAGAGCGCGGAGTGGATGGAGGCCCTGCACCGTATTCAGTATCTGTACGGCGTCAAGGGGAAGCCGACGAACGGGCCTGGAAAGGGGGCTTGTACGCGTGTGAGCTGTGCGTATGACACTGCTGTTGTGTGGTGTAATGAT GATCCGTATACGAAGAGTCTCACCAGTTTCAGTCAGATTGCCGATGGGGCCATGGCTATCCTGGGGCAGTGTTACACAAACAAAATGGGCGAGGCGAAGAGGGTTAGTGGACAGGCGTTCCATAAAAATAACTGGAATGTCATTGTGAGGCAGGAGGGCTGCTGA
- a CDS encoding sulfotransferase family protein (COG:S;~EggNog:ENOG410PMR3;~InterPro:IPR040632,IPR027417;~PFAM:PF17784;~TransMembrane:1 (i255-277o);~antiSMASH:Cluster_2.3): MPAPTTKPPNAGGGLKIIHAAMMRSGTASLAQAYTNLGYKVHHALEHGPWNNHWPKIEDAAEATWPETLVALPGYTYKDPATGRTVPRPRFTREDWDAIWGEYEVVTDLASPFVLELIAAYPEAKVVVVEREFGAWWPSFEERVLDTLFPRFEWLQRWIMWNVFGIRAMHAMRKVHAGFFGTAEFSKESIVLKARGAHEEFYRKVREAVPAERRLEYTLGSGWEPLCAFLDKDIPHGPFPYVNTRGEHRETIMSGWARLLVVPTVVGAAAVVAVLYISG, translated from the coding sequence ATGCCAGCCCCAACCACCAAACCGCCAAACGCGGGCGGCGGCCTAAAAATCATCCACGCAGCCATGATGCGCTCGGGAACCGCCTCTCTCGCGCAGGCCTACACCAACCTCGGCTACAAGGTGCACCACGCCCTCGAGCACGGGCCCTGGAATAACCACTGGCCGAAGATCGAGGACGCGGCGGAAGCAACATGGCCCGAGACGCTTGTTGCGCTGCCCGGATACACGTATAAAGACCCCGCGACAGGCAGGACTGTCCCGCGCCCCCGATTCACGCGTGAGGACTGGGACGCAATCTGGGGCGAGTACGAAGTCGTCACGGACCTTGCGTCGCCGTTCGTGCTAGAGCTAATTGCGGCGTACCCTGAGGCGAAGGTTGTGGTCGTGGAGCGCGAGTTTGGGGCCTGGTGGCCCTCATTTGAGGAAAGGGTGCTTGATACACTATTCCCGCGGTTTGAGTGGCTACAGCGATGGATTATGTGGAATGTCTTCGGAATCCGGGCCATGCATGCTATGCGCAAGGTGCATGCGGGGTTCTTTGGGACAGCGGAATTTTCCAAGGAGTCAATTGTGCTGAAAGCGAGAGGGGCGCATGAAGAGTTCTATCGGAAGGTTAGGGAGGCTGTGCCCGCTGAGCGGCGGTTGGAATACACGCTGGGGAGCGGGTGGGAGCCGCTTTGCGCGTTCCTGGACAAGGATATTCCACATGGGCCGTTTCCGTATGTGAATACACGGGGAGAGCATCGGGAGACGATTATGAGCGGCTGGGCTCGGCTTTTAGTGGTTCCGACGGTGGTTGGGGCTGCGGCGGTTGTAGCTGTGTTGTACATCTCCGGTTAG
- a CDS encoding uncharacterized protein (COG:S;~EggNog:ENOG410PYBV;~TransMembrane:2 (o6-27i39-59o)), with protein MSHSTIIRPGIAFIKGSLPCTCGLVYTRHTCYSVLRIKMKLAILAFAATALAQNAFVYLPNGNQLTAGSDVVVQVTRPNSLTGSTEIGVAIGVQSCPSSACRVDTIGTTLFAGEFKPEYHGQTGGGQPYQNYTVTIPEDTAKGRAFIEVAHATIVGASTWPLLELINATATVV; from the exons ATGTCTCACTCAACCATTATAAGGCCAGGAATTGCCTTTATAAAGGGCTCCCTGCCATGCACTTGTGGTCTCGTTTACACTCGTCACACTTGTTACTCGGTGCTCCGtatcaaaatgaagctcgctatcctcgccttcgcggCCACCGCGCTCGCCCAGAACGCCTTCGTCTACCTCCCCAACGGCAACCAGCTCACGGCCGGCAGCGACGTCGTCGTGCAAGTCACTCGCCCA AACTCCCTCACCGGCTCGACCGAGATCGGGGTCGCCATCGGAGTACAGTCATGCCCATCGTCCGCCTGCCGCGTCGACACCATCGGCACGACTCTCTTCGCCGGCGAGTTCAAGCCTGAATACCACGGGCAGACTGGCGGTGGCCAGCCCTACCAGAACTACACCGTCACTATCCCCGAGGATACCGCCAAGGGCCGCGCTTTTATTGAGGTGGCTCATGCCACTATTGTCGGT GCGAGCACATGGCCTCTTTTGGAGTTGATTAACGCTACTGCGACTGTTGTTTAG
- a CDS encoding glycoside hydrolase family 43 protein (CAZy:GH43;~COG:G;~EggNog:ENOG410Q21X;~InterPro:IPR023296,IPR006710;~PFAM:PF04616;~SECRETED:SignalP(1-18);~antiSMASH:Cluster_2.3;~go_function: GO:0004553 - hydrolase activity, hydrolyzing O-glycosyl compounds [Evidence IEA];~go_process: GO:0005975 - carbohydrate metabolic process [Evidence IEA]), with translation MSSQRLVTLLLSAGYALAVPTHVLNTDFPDPAIIQTDQGYYAFGTQGNGLRVQVAHSDDFTTWSLLNGTDAIPGPFPEWVNQDNPQIWAPDVIQRDDTFIMYYCAVSDTNGNKHCVAAATSSSIEGPYTPEADPIACHTDEGGAIDPMGFQDEDGTRYILYKVDGNSLNEGSETHPTPLMLQKLQSDGLRRDGDPVAILDRDDGDGPLVEAPSLVKVGGIYYLTFSSNMYNTLAYDVSYATASAVEGPYTKAKHPDAPLLVSGDAGSDGDLGGPGGADFLDGGRIVFHAFNNGRDIGDGRGVWIADIAVGDGKITVQ, from the exons ATGTCTTCCCAGAGACTGGTTACTCTTCTCCTATCAGCAGGCTACGCCCTGGCTGTGCCAACCCACGTCCTCAACACCGACTTCCCCGACCCAGCCATCATCCAAACCGACCAGGGCTACTACGCCTTCGGCACCCAGGGCAATGGCCTCCGCGTCCAAGTCGCCCATTCCGACGACTTCACCACCTGGTCTCTCCTCAACGGCACAGATGCCATTCCAGGTCCATTTCCGGAGTGGGTGAACCAGGACAACCCGCAGATCTGGGCGCCGGATGTTATTCAACGC GACGACACATTCATCATGTACTACTGCGCCGTCTCGGACACAAACGGAAACAAACACTGCGTCGCAGCCGCAAcgtcctcctccatcgaGGGGCCCTACACCCCCGAAGCAGACCCGATCGCGTGCCACACGGACGAAGGTGGCGCCATCGACCCAATGGGATTCCAAGACGAGGACGGCACGCGGTACATCCTGTACAAAGTCGACGGGAACAGTCTGAACGAGGGATCTGAGACACATCCTACCCCGTTGATGctgcagaagctgcagagTGACGGGCTGCGCCGTGATGGGGACCCGGTGGCTATCCTGGATAgggatgatggggatggaCCGCTGGTTGAGGCGCCGAGTTTGGTGAAGGTTGGTGGGATTTATTATTTGACGTTCTCGTCGAATATGTATAATACGTTGGCCTATGATGTGAGTTATGCGACTGCGTCTGCGGTGGAGGGGCCGTATACGAAGGCCAAGCACCCGGATGCGCCGTTGCTTGTTAGTGGGGATGCAGGCAGTGATGGGGATTTGGGGGGGCCTGGGGGTGCGGATTTCTTGGATGGGGGGAGGATTGTCTTCCATGCGTTTAACAATGGGAGGGATATTGGGGATGGAAGGGGGGTTTGGATTGCTGATATTGCagttggggatgggaagatTACTGTGCAATAA
- a CDS encoding uncharacterized protein (COG:G;~EggNog:ENOG410QDJA;~InterPro:IPR020846,IPR011701,IPR036259;~PFAM:PF07690;~TransMembrane:11 (i95-113o125-143i155-175o187-206i218-238o288-311i323-346o352-370i382-401o413-434i446-468o);~go_function: GO:0022857 - transmembrane transporter activity [Evidence IEA];~go_process: GO:0055085 - transmembrane transport [Evidence IEA]), producing MLSSLPAKQAVDSMEKQSTTDGPNAEGTTGNVDIGQVVEFNASPEEEKKVLRKLDLALLPLMGTCYMMQYIDKIALNQATLFGFREDLGLHKAEYSWTASIFFFGYLVWSWPSSYLAVRLPLAKYISACVLIWAGALMCQAAVRNFGGIMATRFFLGVGEAAAGPGFTLIVSMFYKRDEQPSRQSAWFFGNCVGSLIGGVLAYAIGNIRVQAIRSWQLLFLFLGAITAVVALVMLVLLPDTPQKTVFLNKHERKVAEYRILKSKAGTDETGVFRWDQVWMAFRDPQTWLLLLYKFSTCLCNAAITSFSGLLIQGFGFSRFQSLLMQMPIGAAQIVFLCLTSSIASFVPRTRILMIILNCVTTMLGLILVWKLDESNAKGRLAGLALGSVSGVNVPLALSLISSNVAGFTKRSVTSALLFIVYCVANIVSPQFFLESEEPRYGTGMAASVGGLAASVLFLICLMGYYIWENRRRDIEYGRLEDMDEVEVIAESLSNKTDLEMRSFRYML from the exons ATGTTGTCTTCCTTGCCCGCGAAACAAGCAGTCGACAGCATGGAGAAGCAAAGCACTACCGATGGACCCAACGCGGAGGGTACGACCGGCAATGTCGACATCGGACAAGTCGTCGAATTCAATGCCTCCccagaggaggaaaagaaggtcCTCCGGAAGCTCGACCTGGC TCTTCTCCCCCTGATGGGCACCTGCTACATGATGCAGTACATTGACAAAATCGCACTGAATCAAGCGACGCTTTTCGGATTCAGGGAAGACTTGGGTCTCCACAAGGCTGAGTATTCCTGGACCGcgtccatcttcttctttgggtATCTTGTCTGGAGCTGGCCGAGCTCGTATCTTGCGGTACGGCTCCCACTGGCTAAATACATTAGTGCCTGTGT CCTCATCTGGGCAGGCGCTCTGATGTGCCAGGCTGCGGTAAGGAACTTCGGAGGAATAATGGCTACCCGGTTCTTTCTCGGGGTGGGCGAGGCTGCTGCCGGGCCTGGCTTTACGCTTATTGTCAGCATGTTCTACAAGCGCGACGAGCAGCCATCGCG ACAATCGGCCTGGTTCTTTGGCAACTGTGTCGGGTCGCTCATCGGTGGTGTTCTGGCCTATGCAATTGGTAATATCAGGGTCCAGGCTATTAGGAGCTGGCAGctgctctttctctttctcggcGCTATTACTGCTGTCGTTGCCTTGGTAATGCTGGTGCTTCTCCCGGACACTCCTCAGAAAACAGTGTTTTTGAATAAGCACGAACGCAAAGTCGCCGAGTACAGAATCCTAAAGAGCAAAGCCGGAACAGACGAAACTGGGGTGTTCAGATGGGACCAGGTCTGGATGGCCTTTCGCGATCCACAGACCTGGCTGCTTTTACTGTATAAATTCAGCACCTGTTTATGCAACGCCGCCATCACCAGT TTTTCCGGCCTGCTTATACAAGGCTTCGGCTTCTCACGCTTCCAATCCCTCTTAATGCAAATGCCCATCGGCGCTGCCCAGATCGTATTCCTATGCCTCACGTCCAGCATCGCCTCATTCGTCCCGCGGACGCGCATCCTCATGATAATCCTAAACTGCGTGACAACTATGCTGGGCCTGATTCTTGTGTGGAAACTGGACGAGTCGAACGCGAAGGGAAGACTGGCAGGTCTGGCCTTGGGATCTGTCTCTGGTGTTAATGTGCCCCTGGCGCTGAGCCTGATTTCGTCGAATGTAGCGGGCTTCACGAAGAGAAGCGTCACTAGTGCGCTGTTGTTTATTGTGTACTGTGTGGCGAATATCGTCAGTCCGCAGTTCTTTTTGGAGAGCGAGGAGCCGCGGTATGGT ACCGGAATGGCAGCTTCGGTGGGTGGACTGGCAGCGAGTGTCCTATTCCTGATCTGCCTGATGGGGTATTATATTTGGGAGAATCGACGGCGGGATATCGAGTACGGGCGGCTGGAGGATATGGATGAGGTCGAGGTTATTGCTGAGAGCTTGTCGAACAAGACGGACCTGGAGATGAGGAGTTTTCGATATATGTTGTGA
- a CDS encoding zinc-binding alcohol dehydrogenase family protein (COG:Q;~EggNog:ENOG410PWUJ;~InterPro:IPR013154,IPR013149,IPR036291,IPR011032, IPR020843;~PFAM:PF00107,PF08240;~SMCOG1028:crotonyl-CoA reductase / alcohol dehydrogenase;~antiSMASH:Cluster_2.3;~go_function: GO:0016491 - oxidoreductase activity [Evidence IEA];~go_process: GO:0055114 - oxidation-reduction process [Evidence IEA]), producing MSPTNSAAWSTEPKGDLKVLAAPYDMPALDEVVIKNHAIAIQPLDANIRAKAYMEVPYPIILGTSVAGTVEEVGSAVTDFKIGDRVVSDTPTYHLKDARYGGWQQYVVSKENTTARVPDNTAFEDAVAIPFALLTAVAALNLKLGIGRPGDNKQGKVLVWGASGSVGGYAVQYASSVGYTVIATASTAKFDYVRSLGASEVVDYKEADAVSKLKELGPYDFAMSASGDAKSANAISELLQPKGGTFASTRGKTDDMKLADNVTLAYDAYSMTTQKPENAEFSRWYYGYLSKALDGRVVPTPLEKRPGGLAAIQQACTDVLEGKSSKKLVLNPQEGSK from the exons ATGTCTCCCACAAACAGCGCCGCATGGAGCACAGAGCCCAAGGGCGATCTCAAAGTCCTGGCCGCTCCCTACGACATGCCCGCCCTCGATGAAGTCGTTATCAAG aatcaTGCCATCGCAATCCAACCCCTCGACGCCAACATCCGCGCAAAAGCATACATGGAAGTGCCCTACCCCATAATCCTCGGAACGAGCGTCGCCGGCACCGTAGAGGAAGTCGGATCGGCTGTAACGGACTTTAAAATCGGTGACCGCGTCGTCTCGGATACACCAACGTACCACCTCAAAGACGCCAGGTATGGCGGGTGGCAGCAATACGTGGTGAGCAAGGAGAATACCACTGCGCGGGTTCCGGATAACACGGCGTTTGAGGATGCGGTTGCGATTCCGTTTGCGCTGTTGACGGCTGTTGCGGCGTTGAATCTGAAAttggggattgggaggcCGGGGGATAATAAACAGGGCAAGGTGCTGGTTTGGGGGGCTAGTGGGAGTGTTGGGGGGTATGCGGTGCAGTATGCATCCAGT GTTGGTTACACTGTGATAGCAACAGCCTCGACTGCGAAATTCGACTACGTGCGCAGTCTGGGCGCGTCGGAGGTAGTCGACTACAAAGAAGCAGACGCCGTCTCGAAATTAAAAGAATTAGGGCCGTATGATTTCGCCATGAGTGCGTCCGGAGACGCAAAGAGTGCAAATGCCATCAgcgagctgctgcagccaAAGGGCGGCACATTTGCTTCGACGCGGGGGAAGACCGATGATATGAAACTGGCTGATAATGTCACCCTGGCGTATGATGCCTATAGCATGACCACGCAGAAACCGGAAAATGCCGAGTTTTCGAGGTGGTATTATGGGTATCTCTCCAAGGCCCTTGATGGGCGTGTTGTGCCTACGCCGTTGGAGAAACGGCCTGGAGGGTTGGCTGCTATTCAGCAGGCTTGTACAGATGTATTGGAGGggaagagctcgaagaagctggtcTTGAATCCGCAGGAGGGGTCGAAGTAG
- a CDS encoding putative salicylate hydroxylase (COG:I;~EggNog:ENOG410PT1I;~InterPro:IPR036188,IPR002938;~PFAM:PF01494;~SMCOG1087:hypothetical protein;~TransMembrane:1 (o6-23i);~antiSMASH:Cluster_2.3;~go_function: GO:0071949 - FAD binding [Evidence IEA]) has protein sequence MPEFTVAIIGGGMGGLSLAIGLLRRRIPVTIYEAASAFGEVGLGLTIGPAAHRAMPLIDPKIRQIYDALITTHADSPGYERFKETWFEVVWATGAKEGDVMLDLKALPSGQTTVRRADFLDALVGLVPEGVARFGKRLEKLEELQHGGGGMLMTFADGSQAEASVVIGCDGIHSRVKQFVLDDEEYARTQPRYSGMYGYRGVLDMETMVEAVGEDRARVSTMYIGDGAYGVTYPIMRAKKVNCGIYPLNSDWDQESWKRPARKEDMRRDFAHMGRHINSLIEHMPDPSQWAIFEHPHISTYARSRVAILGDAAHASTPHQGAGAGQAIEDAHVLAELLADPHVINAEHAIAALKAYDVVRRPRSQRVVTTSAEAARLLCLRLEGVGDDEEKLKHTLQERLKWLWDLDVQDQAERARAIMVEEIERPRSHIVNRSTISQK, from the exons ATGCCCGAATTCACCGTCGCCATAATCGGCGGGGGCATGGGCGGGCTCAGCCTCGCAATCGGCCTGTTAAGACGCCGCATCCCCGTAACAATCTACGAAGCGGCCTCAGCCTTCGGCGAAGTCGGACTCGGTCTCACAATTGGCCCCGCCGCGCACCGCGCCATGCCGCTAATCGATCCCAAAATCCGCCAGATCTACGACGCGCTCATCACGACGCACGCCGATAGTCCCGGGTACGAGCGGTTCAAGGAAACGTGGTTCGAGGTTGTTTGGGCGACGGGGGCGAAGGAGGGAGATGTTATGTTGGATTTGAAGGCGTTGCCGAGTGGGCAGACGACGGTGCGGAGGGCGGACTTTTTGGATGCGCTTGTTGGACTTGTGCCGGAGGGGGTGGCGAGGTTTGGGAAGAgattggagaagttggaggaaCTTCAACATGGTGGTGgggggatgttgatgacctTTGCGGATGGGAGTCAGGCTGAGGCGTCAGTAGTGATCGGGTGCGACGGTATCCATTCACGCGTTAAACAGTTTGTtctggatgatgaggaatACGCGCGCACTCAGCCTAGGTACAGTGGGATGTACGGCTACCGGGGGGTCCTGGATATGGAAACCATGGTTGAGGCCGTTGGGGAGGACCGCGCGCGCGTGTCGACGATGTATATCGGCGACGGGGCATACGGGGTCACGTATCCGATTATGCGCGCGAAGAAGGTCAACTGTGGCATTTATCCCCTGAATTCGGACTGGGATCAGGAGAGCTGGAAGCggccggcgaggaaggaggatATGCGGAGGGACTTTGCGCATATGGGGCGGCATATTAATAGTCTCATTGAG CACATGCCTGATCCCTCGCAGTGGGCCATCTTCGAGCATCCTCATATCTCGACGTATGCGCGGTCCCGGGTTGCCATTCTGGGCGATGCAGCGCACGCCTCTACACCGCATCAAGGCGCAGGCGCCGGACAGGCCATTGAAGACGCACACGTCCTTGCAGAACTGCTGGCAGATCCACACGTCATAAACGCTGAGCACGCTATAGCGGCATTGAAAGCGTACGATGTGGTGCGTCGGCCGCGGAGTCAGAGGGTTGTCACGACTAGTGCGGAGGCTGCGCGTCTGCTTTGCCTACGGTTAGAGGGGGTGggggatgacgaggagaaaCTGAAGCACACGTTGCAAGAGAGGTTAAAGTGGCTTTGGGATCTGGATGTACAGGACCAGGCGGAGAGAGCCAGGGCTATCATGGTGGAAGAGATAGAACGACCAAGGTCACATATTGTCAACCGGAGTACCATTAGTCAGAAGTAG
- a CDS encoding PLAC8 family protein (COG:S;~EggNog:ENOG410PTFK;~InterPro:IPR006461;~PFAM:PF04749), which translates to MAESSNTPLASSGRNWSYSFWEFWNPIDTCLMAWCCPCFLFGKTQARLEDPTLANYSPVNDNCLIFCGLNCFGASFLIQTKKRDEMRQKLGISETHLEELLKMEKGDIKKKHGVEEALVEDCLASFWCPCCTLVQAEKEAARVKVGEVEATGYKKTQGMQYP; encoded by the exons ATGGCCGAATCTAGCAATACACCTCTGGCGTCTTCGGGCCGGAACTGGTCGTACTCCTTCTGGGAGTTCTGGAATCCCATTGACACCT GCCTCATGGCATGGTGCTGCCCatgcttcctcttcggcaaAACCCAAGCACGCCTCGAAGACCCAACCCTGGCCAACTACAGCCCCGTCAACGACAAC TGCCTTATCTTCTGCGGCCTCAACTGCTTCGGCGCCAGCTTCCTCATCCAAACCAAAAAACGCGACGAAATGCGCCAGAAGCTTGGCATCAGCGAGACACAcctcgaggagctgctgaagatggagaagggcgatatcaagaagaagcaCGGGGTTGAGGAAGCGCTGGTCGAGGACTGCCTGGCTAGTTTCTGGTGTCCGTGCTGTACGCTCGTgcaggcggagaaggaggctgccAGGGTTAAAgttggggaggttgaggcgACGGGGTATAAGAAAACGCAGGGGATGCAGTATCCTTAG